The Aquincola tertiaricarbonis genomic sequence CGCTCGGGCGCGGATCGTCGAGCGACTCGTGGATCTCGGCTGCGAGCCACCGGTTGTGGGCCACGGCCTGGTGGGCCGTGCGCATCGCTTCGGCCTGGCTGGAGCGACTGCGGCTCATGTCCTTCTCGTCGGGGTTCCAGTCGGTGGCGTCGAGCTGCGCCACGGCGATGCCGACCTCGCGCAGCAGGATCATGGCCGAGGCCGGGTTGCCGAAGCGGCGCGGCTCGGTGCTGCGGGCCTTGGCCAGCACGGCGTCCTGGCCGCTCCGGGTGGCGATGCGCAGCATGAAGGCGCCGCCCTGGCCCTTGAGCGTGACACCGGCGACGCCGCCGGCCGCCGCCGTCGCGCGCAGTTGTTCCAAGGTCATGCTGTGCATAGGATCCACCGCATAGGAGATGGAATCATTGTGCACGGTTGACAGAAGTCGTGCAACGACCGCCGGCCTAAGCGCGAGATTCAATGAGAGTGCGGAAGCACCGCGCCACCAGGGCGACAAGGTCCCTGGCCAAGCCAGCGCTGGCGGGAGCAGCGCTCATCTCGTATGCTTCTGGCGCGATTGTCGCCAAAACGTCTAATGGGCGACAAAAGAGGTTATGTAAAAAGGTTTGCGTCCCCTTTTGGTCTGTTGGCAGGGGTTTTTTGAGTTGACCGGTCGTCATGCTCACGTTTTGGCCGGGCTGGGGCCAGCAAGCCCGGCTGTCACCAGGCGTTCGGTTGTGCGCTTGGAGTATCGAAAGCTCCCCCGCGGCTGCACTGTTCTGCTGAAGGACTTCGAGCGTCAAGTCGGTTGTAGGCCAAGGGCGTCCACAACATTGCGAGCGATCTGCTCAACGGAAGTGCTCGTCACCGCATCCACTGGCGTCTGGCCGGACAGACTTGCTTGGGGCTGGCTCAGCGCGCGATAGATCGTCCAGTCGTCTATGTCCCCTGCGGCCGCCAAGACGGTTTGGGTCAGCCGGCGTTTGACTCCATCGAGTTGCCAGTCAGGCAGCCGTTGGCCTCGAGGTCCCACGTTAAGCGCCAGCAGGAGTCGGGCGTCGATGTCTTTGTAGATCTGCTGTCTTGACTTGCCCGCCAACGCGGCGAAATGAGGAAGCGGCAGATTGGTTGGCTGCTTGAACGTGTCCAGCATGACTGCCCGACCACGCTGCACTTCTGTGGCGCCAGGCGTCCAGCGCGTAAGCGTGGCCTCACCACCGCATTGACCCAAGCTGCTTGAGTGCCGAGCATGCGTCCGCATGGACGATAGCGGACACACACCGGTCTGGACGGGTCAGCGCATTGAGCGCACCAACGCAAGAGGCCGTCACAGATATCTGCCGGCGTTCAAGGCTTGGATCGTCGATCAGGCGCTGGTTCCCGGCACATCGCTTGCGGGTCTGGCCATGCGCCACCAAGTCAACGCCAACCAATTGCGCCGCTGGGTGACGCTGCGCCAGCGCCTGGGATCTGAAGCTGTACCCGCACCTGCACCCGCGCCGACGCTGCTGCCCGTGGTGGTGACCGCATCACCGGTGACGAGCAGCGAGTCGAGAGCGCACGCCATCGAGCTCGATGTTGCCGGTGTCGTCGTCAAGGTACGCAGTGGCGTCGATTCAGCCGCCCTGCGCACCGTGATCATGGTGCTTCGCAGCATGCCGACATGATCGGTCTGCCGGCCAACACCCGGGTGTGGATCATGGCGGGCCACACCGACATGAGGAAGGGCTTCGATGGCCTGGCCGCGCTGGTCCAGACCGCGTTGGCGAACAACCCCTTCTGCGGCCACGTGTTCGTCTTCCGCGGCCGTCGCGGCGATATCGTCAAGGTGCTGTGGTTCGATGGGCAAGGCCTGATGCTGTTGGCCAAGCGACTCGAGCGCGGCCGCTTCGTCTGGCCGCAGGCCACCTCGGGCAGCGTGTCGCTGACGCCCGCTCAGCTGTCCATGCTGCTTGAAGGCATTGACTGGCGCATGCCCGTGCGCACGCATGCGCCGCAGCTGGCCGCTTGACCGTCCTGCTCGGGAGTGATCCCGATGCCGTTGTAACGCGCTTGCGGCACAGTGAGCACCGTGCCGCAGGACATCGACCCGATCAGCCAACTGCCCGATGATGCGCCGCTGCTCAAGCAGCAGCTTCGGATCAGCGCCAGCGAGGTGCAGCGGCTCAAGCTGATGGTCGACAAGCTCACCGCGCAGCTCGCCCGGCGGCTGCGTGCGCAGTTCGGCAGCTCCAGCGAGCGGTTCGATGATGGTCAGGCCAGCCTGATCGAGCGCACGGCGCTGAGCGAGGCGCCCGTGCGCAAGCCCGCGGTGCCAGCGGCCAACGCGGCGACGGTCGACCGCAGCCTGCCGCCGCATCTGCCTCGCGAGCAGCAGGAGGTCCGCCCTGACGCCAGCCACGTCCATCACGATGCACTGGGTCAGCCCTGCGGCTGCACGGCTTGCGGTGGCCGGCTGCGTGCCATCGGTGCCGATGTGTCGGAGCACCTTGAGTACGTGCCGGCCCGCTTCAAGGTCATCCGCACCGTGCGGCCCAAGTTGGCCTGCACGAAGTGCGAAGCCATCTTCCAGGCCGCCGCGCCCAGCCGACCTATCGTGCGCGGCCTTGCTGGCCCGGCGCTGCTGGCGCATGTGATGGTGTCGAAGTTCTGCGACCACGCGCCGCTGTACCGCCAGAGCCGGATCTACGCCCGCGAGGGCGTCGAGATCGACCGCAGCACCATGGCCGGTTGGGTCGAACAGGTGCACCTGCTGCTGCAGCCGCTGGTCGCTGCGCTCGGTCGGCATGTGCTGGCCGCGGCCAAGGTCCATGCTGATGACACGCCGGTGAAGGTGCTAGCGCCCGGCGAAGGCAAGACCCGCACCGGCCGGCTGTGGGTCTATGTGCGCGACGACCGGCCCGCGGCCGACACGGCGCCCCCCGCGGTCTGGTTCCGCTACTCGGCGGACCGCAAGGGCGAGCATCCCAGGGGCCACCTGCAGGGCTTCCGCGGCATCCTGCAGGCCGATGCCTACGGCGGGTGGAACGGGTTGTACGAGGCGGGCCAGGCGACGGAGGCAGCCTGTTGGGCGCATGCACGCCGACCCTGGTGGGACCTGTACGAGCAGCACCGCGACGACACCGGTCTCGCAGCGCAGGCACTGCGCCGCATCCAGGCGCTGTATGCCATCGAGGCCGACGTCCGAGGCCAGTCGCCGGCGGCACGTCGAGCGCAACGCCAGGCGCGAGCGGGTCCGCTGCTCGAAGAGTTCCACCGATGGCTGCAGGGCGTGCTGACACAGGTGTCCACCAAGTCCGAACTTGCCAAGGCGGCACGCTACAGCCTGGGCAGGTGGGCGGCGTTGACTCGTTACGTGAACGACGGGCGCATCGAGATCGACAACTCGGCCGCCGAGCGCGCGTTGCGCGGCGTGGCGCTCGGGCGCGGCAACTTCCTCTTCATGGGCTCGAACGCCGGGGGCGAGCGTGCAGCGTCGCTGTACAGCCTGATCGAGACCGCCAAGCTGAACGGGCTGGATCCGCAAGCCTACCTGCGCGACGTGTTGCAGCGCATCGCCGACCACCCGGTCAACCGCATCGACGAGCTGTTGCCTTGGTCAATGACGGCGCCGCCAGCGCAGCAGCGCGCAGCCTAAGACGGACTGCTGGCAACATCGCCGTCATGGCAGACGACGACATCGCCGTGCGCATGATGGAGGCGCTCCAGGATGCCCCGAGCCTGCAGCTGTACCAGATGCGGGCCCTCATCGACGGGCTGCTGGCGCAGCCCAAACGCACGGTGGCCGCACGGGCGGCCTTGCACCTAGGCCAGGCGGTGCAGTTCATCGACCACCGCACCGGGCAGATGCGACGCGGCAAGCTCATCGCCCGCCACGACAACCAGGCCACGGTGTTGGAGGAGGACGTCCGCAGGACCTGGAAGATCCCCTATGTGGCCATCGAAGGCGCACCCCCTGCGCCTGGCTCAGGAGCCAAGCCGTACGAGCCACCGCCCGAGCCTGCCATGCAGAGGGGACAACGCGCCTTCCAGATCGGCGACAAGGTCACGTTCGATGATGCCAAGGGAACAGCCCAAGTAGGAATCGTCATGCGCATCAACCGCCGCACTGCCACGCTCGAGGCGATGGACGGCCGTACCTGGCGAGTCGACTTCCAACTGCTTCGCCACGTCGTCGAGGTGTAGCGTCACAGCGTCAAGAGGGTGCTGAGGCGACGCTTACTCCAGCGCGTCTCAGCCCGCAGGTGTGCCGCCTTGTTGCGAAGTGCTTGCCGCACCGCTTGATCGGCTGCTTCAATGGTTGCGCTCACACGCGCCTGCACAAAGGCTTCCAGCTGGTCGGCAAAAGCCTTGGGATCGCGAATGACCACTGGCCCTGCAAACTGGTGGACGTCTTGCTCGGTGACGCGCTGACGAACTTTCGACTCCTTGGCCACCATCACTCCCAAAGACCTCCATGGACTTTGACAGGATTGTCGCTTTTGTCAACTTCGTCTCGCCTGTCACCCCCTACTCGCTGGTCCTGGAAAGCAGCACAGCGGCCGGCGTGTTGCCATTGCCGTCTCCGGAGGGCTAACGTCGAGCCGTAGCAAGGTCCCCCGCCCATAGCTCCGCGAGGTGAGGGAAGTTCCAGTTTGACGTCGGCTCCC encodes the following:
- a CDS encoding antitoxin PaaA2 family protein gives rise to the protein MTLEQLRATAAAGGVAGVTLKGQGGAFMLRIATRSGQDAVLAKARSTEPRRFGNPASAMILLREVGIAVAQLDATDWNPDEKDMSRSRSSQAEAMRTAHQAVAHNRWLAAEIHESLDDPRPSVPHDEAMAAMDAEIDAIELQRAGSARRKGA
- the tnpA gene encoding IS66-like element accessory protein TnpA, translated to MDDSGHTPVWTGQRIERTNARGRHRYLPAFKAWIVDQALVPGTSLAGLAMRHQVNANQLRRWVTLRQRLGSEAVPAPAPAPTLLPVVVTASPVTSSESRAHAIELDVAGVVVKVRSGVDSAALRTVIMVLRSMPT
- the tnpB gene encoding IS66 family insertion sequence element accessory protein TnpB (TnpB, as the term is used for proteins encoded by IS66 family insertion elements, is considered an accessory protein, since TnpC, encoded by a neighboring gene, is a DDE family transposase.), whose translation is MIGLPANTRVWIMAGHTDMRKGFDGLAALVQTALANNPFCGHVFVFRGRRGDIVKVLWFDGQGLMLLAKRLERGRFVWPQATSGSVSLTPAQLSMLLEGIDWRMPVRTHAPQLAA
- the tnpC gene encoding IS66 family transposase — protein: MDPISQLPDDAPLLKQQLRISASEVQRLKLMVDKLTAQLARRLRAQFGSSSERFDDGQASLIERTALSEAPVRKPAVPAANAATVDRSLPPHLPREQQEVRPDASHVHHDALGQPCGCTACGGRLRAIGADVSEHLEYVPARFKVIRTVRPKLACTKCEAIFQAAAPSRPIVRGLAGPALLAHVMVSKFCDHAPLYRQSRIYAREGVEIDRSTMAGWVEQVHLLLQPLVAALGRHVLAAAKVHADDTPVKVLAPGEGKTRTGRLWVYVRDDRPAADTAPPAVWFRYSADRKGEHPRGHLQGFRGILQADAYGGWNGLYEAGQATEAACWAHARRPWWDLYEQHRDDTGLAAQALRRIQALYAIEADVRGQSPAARRAQRQARAGPLLEEFHRWLQGVLTQVSTKSELAKAARYSLGRWAALTRYVNDGRIEIDNSAAERALRGVALGRGNFLFMGSNAGGERAASLYSLIETAKLNGLDPQAYLRDVLQRIADHPVNRIDELLPWSMTAPPAQQRAA